A single genomic interval of Alteromonas sp. CI.11.F.A3 harbors:
- a CDS encoding cytochrome d ubiquinol oxidase subunit II: MLFENVSAETLGNIYVGLLGLAVLLYAILDGYDLGVGVLIPPREEKFRDDMIASIGPYWDANETWLVLAVGLLLIAFPEAHSEVLQSLYIPATIMLLGLILRGVSFDFRAKVVQVHKRKWDLTFKYGSLLTTLAQGYMLGIYVTGLRTDLWAQGFALLSAIGVTAAYAFIGSCWLILKAENDLQAKAYYWARRGLFALSIGIVAVSLANLTLHDDVRDLWLSSTIGYVLMAIPVACFLLLSLCGVLLKKLPDAGGKGEWMPFAIALTVFVLCFTAFGVSYYPFVIPGHLTVQDALSDANSLRFLLVGVVIVVPCILAYTAMVYKIFSGKSEKLSYY; encoded by the coding sequence ATGTTATTTGAAAATGTATCAGCAGAAACCTTAGGGAATATCTACGTTGGCTTGCTTGGGCTGGCAGTATTGCTCTACGCTATTTTAGATGGTTACGACTTAGGGGTGGGTGTTTTAATACCGCCCCGAGAAGAGAAGTTTCGTGATGATATGATTGCGTCTATTGGGCCCTATTGGGATGCCAATGAAACCTGGTTAGTATTGGCCGTGGGACTTTTGCTGATTGCCTTTCCCGAGGCACACAGTGAGGTACTTCAAAGCCTATATATTCCAGCCACCATCATGCTATTGGGGCTCATTTTGCGTGGCGTCTCTTTTGATTTTAGGGCAAAGGTGGTTCAAGTACATAAACGTAAGTGGGATCTTACCTTTAAGTACGGTTCATTACTTACCACGCTTGCACAAGGTTACATGCTAGGTATCTATGTTACCGGCCTACGTACCGACTTATGGGCACAAGGGTTTGCCTTACTGTCGGCGATTGGGGTAACGGCTGCTTATGCTTTTATTGGCTCGTGCTGGCTAATATTAAAGGCTGAAAACGATTTACAAGCCAAAGCCTATTACTGGGCGCGCAGAGGGTTGTTTGCCCTTTCAATAGGTATAGTGGCGGTAAGCCTCGCAAACTTGACCTTACATGATGATGTGCGTGATTTGTGGTTATCATCCACGATTGGCTATGTATTGATGGCTATTCCCGTTGCCTGCTTTTTATTGCTCAGCTTGTGTGGTGTGTTATTGAAAAAACTACCTGATGCGGGCGGTAAAGGTGAATGGATGCCTTTTGCTATAGCATTAACCGTATTTGTACTTTGCTTTACGGCTTTCGGGGTAAGTTACTATCCGTTTGTCATCCCAGGGCACCTTACGGTGCAAGATGCACTAAGCGACGCCAACTCACTGCGCTTCTTATTAGTGGGTGTGGTTATTGTAGTGCCTTGTATTCTTGCTTACACCGCGATGGTATACAAAATATTTTCAGGTAAGTCGGAAAAGCTTAGCTACTATTAG
- a CDS encoding methyl-accepting chemotaxis protein translates to MLNTIKVRILTGYAGILLATLIAAVVLTLNNKQVTHQVDTFVSETLPALSTLDSVQSNSKQLVLIGYSLYGTTLSGNAFEEQKQVLVQNVDAGFNALGYMAGDTLKSQFNSLVSSMDSLQATMSASRVDWDRARDDLQLLNELASVFDNALIEVRNQVASKAGERSQAIGSQLQTSQFTIYLLVVILAAVAMAGFYSAKKQIAQPIEGMAEKLDSLAKSRNLVVRLPEQRTHELCRMTNSIHGLVSVFQAGMKEVKGAVSGIEGAVNSLSTSTEQSSSSVDSLLTDITDLVNIMDSLESDMVESLQRSQTAANAAQDSAKQVDAGRVQVKETAVAISDLANDIEQTASMLETLQVEGNNVSSAVKTIAEIADQTNLLALNAAIEAARAGDSGRGFAVVADEVRTLAVRTQQSTVEINTMLENIVASITSAVSTMSSNQNKAHDSVGLANDLVSTLEAGTQSILALVSVSEEAAVLAKHSQSQAIEAKNGVNQFKGLGDRLSQNNRQVNDAAEDLSALANGLSANVNQFKIS, encoded by the coding sequence ATGTTAAACACTATAAAAGTAAGAATTTTAACGGGTTATGCAGGAATATTACTCGCAACCTTGATTGCTGCCGTGGTACTAACATTGAACAACAAACAGGTGACGCACCAGGTCGACACCTTCGTGAGTGAAACCTTACCCGCCTTAAGTACCCTTGATAGTGTGCAAAGTAATAGTAAGCAACTTGTTTTAATTGGCTACTCACTTTATGGCACAACGTTATCGGGTAATGCTTTTGAAGAACAAAAACAAGTATTGGTGCAAAACGTAGATGCTGGATTTAACGCACTAGGCTACATGGCTGGTGATACCCTTAAATCCCAGTTCAATTCGCTGGTCTCAAGTATGGATTCACTTCAAGCTACTATGTCTGCATCGCGGGTAGATTGGGATCGTGCCCGTGATGATTTGCAGTTATTGAATGAACTAGCCTCCGTTTTTGATAACGCGTTAATTGAAGTAAGAAATCAGGTGGCAAGCAAAGCGGGTGAGCGTTCGCAGGCGATAGGAAGTCAGTTACAAACCAGCCAATTCACTATTTATCTGCTAGTGGTCATTCTAGCTGCTGTTGCCATGGCAGGTTTCTATAGTGCTAAAAAACAAATTGCGCAGCCTATAGAAGGCATGGCTGAGAAGCTAGATAGTTTAGCGAAAAGCAGAAATTTAGTGGTGCGTCTTCCAGAACAACGCACCCATGAGCTTTGCAGAATGACCAACAGTATTCATGGTTTGGTATCTGTGTTCCAGGCTGGCATGAAAGAAGTAAAAGGAGCGGTATCTGGGATAGAAGGAGCGGTGAACTCTTTATCTACATCTACAGAACAGTCAAGCTCGTCAGTTGATAGTTTACTTACCGATATTACTGACCTAGTGAATATTATGGACTCGTTAGAGTCTGATATGGTTGAAAGCCTTCAGCGTTCACAAACAGCGGCAAACGCTGCGCAAGATAGCGCAAAACAGGTAGACGCAGGGCGTGTGCAAGTGAAGGAGACCGCAGTAGCTATTTCTGACTTAGCCAATGATATTGAACAAACGGCAAGTATGTTAGAAACCCTTCAGGTCGAAGGAAATAATGTTTCAAGTGCAGTTAAAACTATTGCAGAAATTGCCGATCAGACAAACTTATTGGCATTGAACGCAGCGATTGAAGCGGCGAGAGCTGGCGATTCTGGGAGAGGTTTCGCGGTAGTCGCTGACGAGGTAAGAACGCTAGCAGTAAGAACACAACAGTCCACCGTTGAAATTAATACTATGCTAGAAAATATTGTAGCGTCAATTACGTCTGCAGTATCCACCATGAGCTCAAATCAAAATAAAGCACATGACTCTGTTGGTTTAGCTAATGATTTGGTATCAACGCTTGAAGCAGGAACGCAAAGTATTTTGGCGTTAGTGAGCGTTAGTGAAGAAGCAGCCGTATTGGCGAAACATTCACAGTCGCAGGCGATTGAGGCTAAAAATGGCGTTAATCAATTTAAAGGGTTGGGAGATAGGTTGTCTCAAAACAATAGGCAAGTTAACGATGCCGCTGAAGATTTGTCTGCACTTGCGAATGGATTAAGTGCTAATGTAAACCAATTTAAAATCAGCTAA
- a CDS encoding M28 family metallopeptidase, whose protein sequence is MIKSIPTFVKISALAALPLTFAFNAQAQSAQQQSLYNIAEDISPKRIESDITTLVNFGTRHTLSETESDSRGIGAARRWIKAEFEKISAECGGCLEVYFQSETISGEKRIPDPVDVVSVIAIQRGSTDPERYVMMSGDIDSRVSDVMDFTSDSPGANDNASGVAGTLEAARILSKYTFNGSIVYAALAGEEQGLFGGRIMANQAQKDGWRLKAVLNNDMIGNIEGVNGVINNTTARIFAEGTRVTETPDEARTRRFTGGEVDSPSRNLARYIDNIADQYIENLDTMVIYRLDRFGRGGHHRPFNDLGFPGIRIMETNENYTRQHQDLREEDGIKYGDTLDGVNFDYAAKLTGLNAVSLAAMAWAPNPPAKVTIKGAVQPSTTLMWEAADAAQNPQLAGYKVYWRHTDAPQWEFSKFVGKVNEATLENVVIDNYFFGVASVNNDGIESPVVFPGAAGSFGQ, encoded by the coding sequence ATGATAAAAAGCATTCCTACATTCGTAAAAATTTCAGCGTTAGCTGCACTCCCTCTTACTTTTGCATTTAACGCGCAGGCGCAAAGTGCGCAGCAGCAATCCTTGTATAACATTGCCGAAGACATTTCCCCTAAGCGCATTGAAAGCGATATCACCACACTGGTGAATTTTGGTACGCGACACACCTTATCTGAAACTGAATCAGACTCCCGCGGCATTGGGGCAGCAAGGCGGTGGATTAAGGCTGAGTTTGAAAAAATATCAGCTGAGTGTGGCGGTTGCTTAGAAGTATACTTTCAGTCTGAAACCATTAGCGGTGAGAAGCGCATTCCTGACCCTGTCGACGTGGTAAGTGTTATTGCTATTCAACGCGGCAGTACCGATCCAGAACGCTACGTCATGATGTCGGGTGATATCGATTCTCGCGTATCTGATGTGATGGATTTCACATCAGATTCACCTGGCGCAAACGACAATGCGTCTGGGGTAGCTGGCACACTGGAAGCCGCACGCATATTATCGAAATATACATTTAACGGCAGCATTGTGTACGCCGCGCTAGCAGGGGAAGAACAAGGCTTGTTTGGTGGGCGTATTATGGCAAACCAAGCACAAAAAGACGGCTGGCGATTAAAAGCCGTATTGAACAATGACATGATTGGCAACATTGAAGGCGTTAACGGCGTTATCAACAACACCACCGCGCGTATATTTGCAGAAGGCACGCGAGTAACCGAAACCCCAGATGAAGCACGCACCCGCCGCTTCACCGGTGGCGAAGTAGATTCACCAAGCAGAAACTTAGCAAGATACATCGATAACATTGCCGACCAATACATCGAGAATCTAGACACCATGGTTATTTATCGACTAGATCGCTTTGGTCGTGGTGGACATCATCGCCCTTTCAACGATTTAGGTTTTCCCGGTATTCGTATTATGGAAACCAATGAAAACTACACTCGCCAGCATCAAGACCTTAGAGAAGAAGACGGTATCAAATACGGCGATACCTTAGATGGTGTGAATTTTGACTACGCAGCCAAGCTTACTGGCTTAAACGCCGTATCGCTAGCGGCTATGGCTTGGGCACCGAACCCGCCTGCCAAGGTCACCATTAAAGGCGCCGTTCAGCCCTCTACTACACTAATGTGGGAAGCGGCAGATGCAGCGCAAAACCCTCAGCTGGCAGGCTACAAAGTTTACTGGCGTCATACCGATGCACCGCAATGGGAATTCAGTAAGTTTGTTGGTAAGGTGAACGAAGCTACACTAGAAAACGTAGTGATTGATAACTACTTTTTCGGGGTGGCCAGCGTGAACAACGATGGTATTGAAAGCCCCGTTGTATTCCCAGGCGCTGCAGGCAGTTTTGGCCAGTAA
- a CDS encoding GbsR/MarR family transcriptional regulator, translated as MKMTPLITSAVMHFGEMGSRWGFNRTVGQILALIVLADEPISAQEIADALNISRGNTSMGLKELQSWRLVKQHLVPGERKEFFIAGGDIWTLANRVFEERRKREIDPTMSLLRDLLLDTPANKTEANAQDKLNEIHDLLESVTAWSQELQNLGPDKLNTLMKLGSGVGRMLELKDKILPGKNSVN; from the coding sequence ATGAAAATGACACCACTTATTACTTCTGCGGTTATGCACTTCGGTGAAATGGGCAGTCGTTGGGGCTTTAATCGCACTGTGGGCCAAATTTTGGCGCTTATTGTACTTGCTGATGAGCCCATTTCAGCACAAGAAATTGCCGACGCGCTCAATATATCTCGCGGCAACACCAGCATGGGGTTGAAGGAGCTACAGTCGTGGCGCTTGGTAAAACAACACCTTGTTCCTGGTGAACGAAAAGAGTTCTTTATAGCTGGCGGAGATATTTGGACGCTTGCCAACCGCGTATTTGAAGAGCGCCGCAAGCGCGAAATAGATCCTACCATGAGTTTATTGCGGGATTTATTACTAGACACTCCCGCCAACAAAACTGAAGCAAACGCTCAAGATAAGCTGAATGAAATTCACGACTTATTAGAGTCGGTTACTGCGTGGTCACAGGAGCTTCAGAATTTGGGGCCAGATAAACTTAACACCTTGATGAAACTCGGCTCGGGTGTTGGCCGTATGTTAGAACTGAAAGACAAAATTCTACCGGGAAAAAATTCCGTTAACTAA
- a CDS encoding transporter substrate-binding domain-containing protein, with the protein MLVRVIALLSFIIVVAPLKANSVTLAAAPFETYVSDEGEPSRLTSIVETAFSRMRTDLELQVMRDAFLGSAVRSGKVDGEFAYIDLGERKDAITLSAPYLPIYLYATGKKYDVEEIMLIPHLKDSRVAIENRFANTPKFRLLKEVKWSRNPSTFDAFKQLADDRAPYLITTRLLIEEFNLLLEKDGEELLHVSSAALMNAGFSLALGDNTPNAKATIDAFEQTIQVMQQDGSYNKILGLPWLSKDINNDGIADYIGETSVSLVALDTPIAYPLDKALPGDNSVYVIDGITYESKADAMAMLDGVKSKRESLLDPDVYKTMIRRW; encoded by the coding sequence GTGTTGGTGAGAGTCATCGCTTTATTAAGTTTTATCATAGTTGTGGCGCCGTTAAAGGCAAATAGTGTCACACTTGCCGCAGCACCATTTGAAACTTACGTAAGCGATGAGGGCGAACCTTCAAGACTCACGTCTATCGTCGAAACGGCGTTCTCGCGAATGCGAACCGACCTAGAGCTTCAAGTTATGCGCGACGCCTTCTTAGGTAGCGCGGTACGCTCGGGTAAGGTGGATGGCGAGTTCGCGTATATAGACTTAGGCGAAAGAAAAGACGCCATTACCCTATCCGCCCCCTACTTGCCCATCTATTTATATGCCACTGGCAAAAAATACGATGTTGAAGAAATAATGCTAATACCGCATCTAAAAGACAGTCGTGTGGCAATAGAAAACCGTTTTGCTAATACGCCGAAGTTTCGTTTGCTCAAAGAAGTGAAATGGTCGCGTAATCCCAGTACATTCGACGCTTTTAAGCAGCTAGCCGACGATAGAGCCCCGTATTTAATTACTACACGATTGCTTATTGAAGAATTCAATTTGCTGCTTGAAAAAGACGGCGAAGAACTTTTACACGTGTCTTCAGCAGCATTAATGAACGCAGGTTTTTCATTGGCGCTTGGCGACAATACACCGAATGCTAAGGCCACTATTGACGCGTTTGAACAAACGATTCAAGTTATGCAGCAGGACGGCAGTTATAATAAAATTCTAGGGCTACCGTGGCTTTCCAAAGATATAAATAACGATGGTATCGCTGACTATATTGGTGAAACTAGCGTGAGCCTTGTGGCATTGGATACACCTATTGCCTACCCATTAGATAAAGCATTACCTGGCGATAACAGTGTTTACGTCATTGATGGCATCACGTATGAGTCTAAAGCTGATGCAATGGCTATGCTTGATGGCGTAAAAAGCAAGCGAGAAAGCCTACTCGACCCTGATGTTTATAAAACCATGATTAGACGTTGGTAG
- a CDS encoding cytochrome ubiquinol oxidase subunit I — MDAFLLSRLQFALNISFHILFPTITMAMGWFLFYFKFRSNVTGHPVWMRMYRFWVRVFALSFALGVVSGVTMSFQFGTNWPGFMERVGNVAGPLLGYEVLTAFFLEATFLGIMLFGIRRVPNWLHTLSTLIVAVGTTMSAFWILALNSWMQTPQGHEIIDGVVYAVDWSEIIFNPSFPYRFVHMMLASGLTASFLIAGLSAYRMLKGDDKLAPKLALKTATYTAAVLIPLQIFAGDMHGLNTLEHQPQKVAAMEGLWDTTEGAPLLLFAIPDEESRENHFEIPVPNGASLILTHKMDGKIQGLNDFKGEHPPVAPVFFGFRVMVGMGFLMLAVSWLGSSYLLRGKSFPIWLKRVFAGMAFSGWIATLAGWYVTEIGRQPYLVSGVLRTQEAVTTLPPANIAFSFTMYATIYTILLFAYMGTLMLMCRRAVEIEEISTEEREMAKASKMSPANT, encoded by the coding sequence GTGGATGCGTTTTTGCTGTCTCGTTTACAATTTGCATTAAATATTAGCTTTCATATCCTGTTTCCAACTATCACCATGGCAATGGGATGGTTCCTTTTTTACTTCAAGTTTCGCTCAAATGTAACCGGTCATCCAGTATGGATGCGTATGTACCGCTTTTGGGTGCGCGTATTCGCACTTAGCTTTGCACTTGGTGTAGTAAGTGGCGTGACCATGTCTTTCCAATTTGGTACTAACTGGCCCGGCTTTATGGAGCGAGTGGGTAATGTAGCGGGCCCACTACTAGGTTACGAAGTCCTTACTGCGTTTTTCTTAGAAGCCACGTTCCTAGGTATTATGTTGTTTGGTATTCGTCGGGTACCTAACTGGTTGCACACCCTTTCAACATTAATTGTGGCGGTGGGCACTACCATGTCAGCCTTTTGGATTCTAGCGCTCAACAGTTGGATGCAAACGCCTCAAGGGCATGAAATTATCGACGGCGTTGTATATGCCGTAGATTGGAGCGAAATTATTTTTAATCCTTCGTTTCCTTATCGCTTTGTACACATGATGTTAGCCTCGGGCCTGACGGCCAGCTTTTTAATAGCCGGCTTATCGGCCTACCGTATGCTGAAAGGCGATGACAAACTGGCGCCAAAGCTTGCCCTTAAAACTGCCACCTATACCGCGGCAGTACTTATTCCTTTGCAGATTTTTGCAGGCGATATGCATGGATTAAATACCCTTGAGCATCAACCGCAGAAAGTTGCCGCAATGGAAGGCTTGTGGGATACCACCGAGGGCGCGCCCTTACTGCTTTTTGCCATTCCAGATGAAGAAAGCAGAGAAAATCACTTTGAAATACCGGTACCCAACGGCGCCAGTCTCATTTTAACTCATAAAATGGATGGCAAAATTCAAGGCCTGAACGACTTTAAAGGCGAGCATCCCCCAGTAGCACCTGTGTTCTTCGGATTCCGGGTGATGGTAGGCATGGGCTTTTTAATGTTGGCGGTTTCATGGCTTGGTAGTAGTTATCTATTACGAGGAAAGTCATTCCCAATTTGGCTTAAGCGTGTATTCGCTGGCATGGCATTCAGCGGCTGGATTGCAACCTTAGCCGGTTGGTATGTAACTGAAATTGGCAGGCAGCCTTATCTTGTTAGTGGTGTTTTACGTACACAAGAAGCGGTAACAACACTACCTCCTGCTAATATCGCTTTCTCGTTCACTATGTACGCCACGATTTATACTATTTTGCTGTTCGCTTATATGGGAACGCTAATGCTGATGTGTCGCCGCGCTGTTGAAATTGAAGAGATTTCTACAGAAGAGCGTGAAATGGCCAAAGCCAGCAAAATGTCGCCGGCCAACACGTAA
- a CDS encoding energy transducer TonB has product MKVFSALLCVSLIMVSASSFGSSKKVKAAKLIKNANTVEDAFTSRGGMEGWTRVSFIIDTDGTTKDIVVFDYSGKDRYVKKSTKLVQNLQYSPASINEKPVTSAQILFVKHTYSEAGHSEGSVTPAFAKEYQAIIDALTSPSANMSSIKVSIDELVEDHTKNLNEHALAAWLKSIYYYKNEDFLEYMRQSQITVDLYEYLPVAILAKSTVNLFQSQLYYGNFNGASETLARMGSVDGLNLSQQTHQQFADALKASKATESSNVTKGQLSSLGAWSQAYEFSTFKVDVSQGSVDSVELRCNDYQQKYVEGWENQIDFPAQASNCILLIRGDAGATFDILEITS; this is encoded by the coding sequence TTGAAGGTATTTTCTGCGTTATTATGCGTGTCATTGATAATGGTAAGCGCTTCCTCTTTTGGCAGCAGCAAAAAAGTTAAAGCCGCCAAATTAATAAAAAATGCTAATACAGTGGAGGATGCCTTCACTTCTCGCGGTGGTATGGAAGGTTGGACAAGAGTTTCATTCATAATAGATACAGACGGAACAACGAAAGATATCGTTGTTTTTGATTATTCAGGTAAAGACCGGTATGTGAAAAAAAGCACTAAACTAGTTCAAAACCTACAGTATTCCCCCGCATCAATTAATGAAAAACCGGTAACCAGTGCTCAAATCTTGTTTGTTAAACACACTTACTCAGAAGCTGGTCATAGCGAAGGTAGTGTCACGCCTGCCTTTGCAAAAGAATACCAAGCTATAATAGACGCACTTACTAGCCCTTCCGCGAATATGTCTAGCATAAAAGTATCCATAGACGAGTTGGTAGAAGATCATACTAAGAATTTAAATGAGCATGCTTTAGCTGCGTGGTTAAAATCTATCTATTATTATAAGAATGAAGATTTTTTAGAATATATGCGCCAATCTCAAATTACGGTAGATTTATACGAATACCTACCTGTCGCAATATTGGCTAAATCTACGGTGAACCTTTTTCAGTCACAGCTTTACTACGGTAATTTCAATGGTGCCTCTGAAACCCTTGCGCGTATGGGAAGTGTTGATGGCCTCAATTTATCTCAACAAACCCATCAACAATTTGCCGACGCGCTTAAGGCTTCTAAGGCGACTGAATCATCAAATGTTACTAAAGGTCAGCTCAGTAGTTTAGGCGCGTGGTCTCAAGCTTATGAGTTCTCAACATTCAAAGTTGACGTTTCTCAAGGGAGTGTTGATTCAGTGGAACTTAGATGTAACGACTATCAACAAAAATATGTAGAAGGTTGGGAGAACCAAATAGATTTTCCGGCGCAAGCTTCTAATTGTATTTTGTTAATCAGAGGGGATGCGGGCGCAACATTTGATATTCTTGAAATTACGAGTTGA